The Streptomyces sp. CC0208 genome window below encodes:
- a CDS encoding CGNR zinc finger domain-containing protein, whose translation MNLDHVFVCGHPALDFAATLRARRSARFEMFVTPERLNAWYLESGLVDTVTPGGEDDVREATTVREAVYRLVTDRRLGDEFNREALGVLNAAARKTPATPQLTLSGRHTDATPEQALATVARQAVELLSGPDVPLMKECGNPECTRVYIDRSRGMRRQWCGMESCGNKIKAAAYRARKKSAPAAAAR comes from the coding sequence GTGAATCTTGACCATGTCTTCGTATGCGGGCACCCGGCTCTCGACTTCGCGGCCACGCTCCGGGCCCGACGCTCGGCCCGGTTCGAGATGTTCGTGACGCCGGAGCGGCTGAACGCCTGGTACCTGGAGTCCGGGCTGGTGGACACGGTCACTCCCGGCGGGGAGGACGACGTCCGCGAGGCCACGACCGTGCGTGAGGCCGTCTACCGGCTCGTCACCGACCGCAGGCTCGGCGATGAGTTCAACCGGGAGGCGCTCGGCGTCCTCAACGCCGCCGCACGCAAGACGCCTGCGACGCCCCAGCTCACCCTGTCGGGCCGGCACACCGACGCGACACCGGAGCAGGCCCTGGCCACCGTCGCCCGGCAGGCCGTCGAGCTGCTCAGCGGCCCCGACGTGCCACTGATGAAGGAATGCGGCAACCCCGAGTGCACCCGGGTCTACATCGACCGTTCCCGGGGCATGCGGCGCCAGTGGTGCGGCATGGAGTCCTGCGGCAACAAGATCAAGGCCGCCGCGTACCGGGCCCGCAAGAAGTCGGCACCCGCGGCCGCCGCCCGCTGA